The Equus quagga isolate Etosha38 chromosome 2, UCLA_HA_Equagga_1.0, whole genome shotgun sequence genome has a window encoding:
- the INA gene encoding alpha-internexin, which yields MSFGSEHYLCAASSYRKVFGDGSRLSSRLSGAGGAGSFRSQSLSRSNVASSAACSSASSLGLGLAYRRPPASEGLDLSQAAARTNEYKIIRTNEKEQLQGLNDRFAVFIEKVHQLETQNRALEAELAALRQRHAEPSRVGELFQRELRDLRAQLEEASSARAQALLERDGLAEEVQRLRARCEEESRGREGAERALKAQQRDVDGATLARLDLEKKVESLLDELAFVRQVHDEEVAELLATLQASSQAAAEVDVAVAKPDLSSALREIRAQYESLAAKNLQSAEEWYKSKFANLNEQAARSTEAIRASREEIHEYRRQLQARTIEIEGLRGANESLERQILELEERHSAEVASYQDSIGQLENDLRNTKSEMARHLREYQDLLNVKMALDIEIAAYRKLLEGEETRFSTSGLSISGLNPLPNPSYLLPPRILSSTASKASSTGLSLKKEEEEEEATKVASKKTSQIGESFEEILEETVISTKKTEKSNIEESTTSSQKI from the exons ATGAGCTTCGGCTCGGAGCACTACCTGTGCGCCGCCTCCTCCTACCGCAAGGTGTTCGGAGACGGCTCTCGCCTGTCCTCGCGCCTCTCCGGAGCCGGCGGCGCGGGCAGCTTCCGCTCGCAGTCGCTGTCCCGCAGCAATGTGGCCTCCTCGGCCGCCTGCTCCTCGGCCTCGTCGCTCGGCCTGGGCCTGGCCTACCGCCGGCCGCCGGCGTCCGAAGGCCTGGACCTGAGCCAGGCGGCGGCGCGCACGAACGAGTACAAGATCATCCGCACCAACGAGAAGGAGCAGCTGCAGGGCCTCAACGACCGCTTCGCCGTGTTCATCGAGAAGGTGCACCAGCTGGAGACGCAGAACCGCGCGCTCGAGGCCGAGCTGGCCGCCCTGCGCCAGCGCCACGCCGAGCCGTCGCGCGTCGGCGAGCTCTTCCAGCGAGAGCTGCGCGACTTGCGCGCGCAGCTGGAGGAGGCGAGCTCGGCGCGCGCGCAGGCCCTGCTGGAGCGCGACGGGCTGGCCGAGGAGGTGCAGCGGCTGCGGGCGCGCTGCGAGGAGGAGAGCCGCGGGCGCGAAGGCGCCGAGCGCGCCCTGAAGGCGCAGCAGCGCGACGTGGACGGCGCCACGTTGGCCCGCCTGGACCTAGAGAAGAAGGTGGAGTCGCTGCTGGACGAGCTGGCCTTCGTGCGCCAGGTGCACGACGAGGAGGTGGCCGAGCTGCTAGCCACGCTGCAGGCATCGTCGCAGGCCGCGGCCGAGGTGGACGTGGCTGTGGCTAAACCAGACCTGAGTTCGGCGCTGAGGGAGATCCGCGCCCAGTATGAGTCCCTGGCCGCCAAGAACCTGCAGTCAGCCGAGGAGTGGTACAAGTCCAAGTTTGCCAACCTGAACGAACAGGCGGCGCGCAGCACCGAGGCCATCCGGGCCAGCCGCGAGGAGATTCACGAGTACCGGCGCCAGCTGCAGGCACGCACCATCGAGATTGAGGGCCTGCGTGGGGCCAATGAGTCCTTGGAGAGGCAGAtcctggagctggaggagaggcaCAGTGCTGAGGTGGCTAGCTACCAG GATAGCATCGGGCAGCTGGAGAATGATCTGAGGAACACCAAGAGTGAGATGGCACGCCACCTTCGTGAATACCAGGACTTGCTCAATGTCAAAATGGCTCTTGACATTGAGATAGCAGCTTACAG GAAACTGCTGGAAGGTGAAGAGACACGTTTTAGCACCAGTGGGTTAAGCATTTCAGGGCTGAATCCACTTCCCAATCCAAGTTACCTGCTCCCACCCAGAATCCTCAGCTCTACCGCCTCCAAAGCCTCCTCCACTGGGCTGTCTcttaagaaggaggaggaggaagaggaggctacTAAGGTAGCCTCTAAGAAAACCTCCCAGATAGGGGAAAGTTTTGAAGAAATTTTGGAGGAGACAGTGATATCTACTAAGAAAACCGAGAAATCAAATATAGAAGAAAGCACCACTTCAAGCCAAAAAATATAA